Proteins from one Capricornis sumatraensis isolate serow.1 chromosome 2, serow.2, whole genome shotgun sequence genomic window:
- the ZRANB2 gene encoding zinc finger Ran-binding domain-containing protein 2 isoform X1, which produces MSTKNFRVSDGDWICPDKKCGNVNFARRTSCNRCGREKTTEAKMMKAGGTEIGKTLAEKSRGLFSANDWQCKTCSNVNWARRSECNMCNTPKYAKLEERTGYGGGFNERENVEYIEREESDGEYDEFGRKKKKYRGKAVGPASILKEVEDKESEGEEEDEDEDLSKYKLDEDEDEDDADLSKYNLDASEEEDSNKKKSNRRSRSKSRSSHSRSSSRSSSPSSSRSRSRSRSRSSSSSQSRSRSSSRERSRSRGSKSRSSSRSHRGSSSPRKRSYSSSSSSPERNRKRSRSRSSSSGDRKKRRTRSRSPERHHRSPSGSSHSGSRSSSKKK; this is translated from the exons ATGTCGACCAAGAATTTCAGAGTCAGTGACGGTGACTGGATTTGCCCGGACAAAAA atGTGGAAATGTAAACTTTGCTAGAAGAACTAGCTGTAATAGATGTGGTCGAG agaAAACAACTGAGGCTAAGATGATGAAAGCAGGGGGCACTGAAATAGGAAAGACACTCGCAGAAAAGAGCCGAGGCTTATTTAGTGCTAATGACTGGCAGTGTAAAAC ttGCAGTAACGTGAATTGGGCCAGAAGATCAGAGTGTAATATGTGTAATACTCCAAAGTATGCTAAACTGGAAGAAAGAACAG GATATGGTGGTGgttttaatgaaagagaaaatgttgagtACATAGAAAGAGAAGAATCTGATGGTGAATATGATGAG TTTGGACgtaagaagaaaaaatacagaggGAAGGCAGTTGGCCCTGCATCTATTTTAAAGGAAGTTGAAGATAAAGAGTCagagggagaagaagaggatgaggaTGAAGATCTTTCTAAATATAAATTAGATGAG GATGAGGATGAAGATGATGCTGATCTCTCAAAATATAATCTTGATGCCAGTGAAGAAGAAgatagtaataaaaagaaatctaacaGACGAAGTCGCTCAAAGTCTCGGTCTTCACACTCACGATCTTCATCACGCTCATCCTCCCCCTCCAGTTCAAGGTCTAGGTCCAG GTCGCGTTCAAGAAGTTCTTCCAGTTCGCAGTCAAGATCTCGTTCCAGTTCCAGAGAACGTTCGAGATCTCGTGGGTCGAAATCAAG ATCCAGCTCCAGGTCCCACAGGGGTTCTTCTTCCCCACGAAAAAGATCTTACTCAAGTTCATCATCATCTCCTGAGAGGAACAGAAAGAGAAGTCGTTCTAGATCTTCTTCATCTGGTGATCGAAAAAAAAGACGAACAAGATCACGGTCACCTGAAAG GCACCACAGGTCACCTTCTGGATCATCCCATTCTGGTTCCCGTTCaagttcaaaaaagaaataa
- the ZRANB2 gene encoding zinc finger Ran-binding domain-containing protein 2 isoform X2, whose translation MSTKNFRVSDGDWICPDKKCGNVNFARRTSCNRCGREKTTEAKMMKAGGTEIGKTLAEKSRGLFSANDWQCKTCSNVNWARRSECNMCNTPKYAKLEERTGYGGGFNERENVEYIEREESDGEYDEFGRKKKKYRGKAVGPASILKEVEDKESEGEEEDEDEDLSKYKLDEDEDEDDADLSKYNLDASEEEDSNKKKSNRRSRSKSRSSHSRSSSRSSSPSSSRSRSRSRSRSSSSSQSRSRSSSRERSRSRGSKSRSSSRSHRGSSSPRKRSYSSSSSSPERNRKRSRSRSSSSGDRKKRRTRSRSPESQVIGENTKQP comes from the exons ATGTCGACCAAGAATTTCAGAGTCAGTGACGGTGACTGGATTTGCCCGGACAAAAA atGTGGAAATGTAAACTTTGCTAGAAGAACTAGCTGTAATAGATGTGGTCGAG agaAAACAACTGAGGCTAAGATGATGAAAGCAGGGGGCACTGAAATAGGAAAGACACTCGCAGAAAAGAGCCGAGGCTTATTTAGTGCTAATGACTGGCAGTGTAAAAC ttGCAGTAACGTGAATTGGGCCAGAAGATCAGAGTGTAATATGTGTAATACTCCAAAGTATGCTAAACTGGAAGAAAGAACAG GATATGGTGGTGgttttaatgaaagagaaaatgttgagtACATAGAAAGAGAAGAATCTGATGGTGAATATGATGAG TTTGGACgtaagaagaaaaaatacagaggGAAGGCAGTTGGCCCTGCATCTATTTTAAAGGAAGTTGAAGATAAAGAGTCagagggagaagaagaggatgaggaTGAAGATCTTTCTAAATATAAATTAGATGAG GATGAGGATGAAGATGATGCTGATCTCTCAAAATATAATCTTGATGCCAGTGAAGAAGAAgatagtaataaaaagaaatctaacaGACGAAGTCGCTCAAAGTCTCGGTCTTCACACTCACGATCTTCATCACGCTCATCCTCCCCCTCCAGTTCAAGGTCTAGGTCCAG GTCGCGTTCAAGAAGTTCTTCCAGTTCGCAGTCAAGATCTCGTTCCAGTTCCAGAGAACGTTCGAGATCTCGTGGGTCGAAATCAAG ATCCAGCTCCAGGTCCCACAGGGGTTCTTCTTCCCCACGAAAAAGATCTTACTCAAGTTCATCATCATCTCCTGAGAGGAACAGAAAGAGAAGTCGTTCTAGATCTTCTTCATCTGGTGATCGAAAAAAAAGACGAACAAGATCACGGTCACCTGAAAG CCAGGTGATTGGTGAAAACACTAAACAACCCTGA
- the ZRANB2 gene encoding zinc finger Ran-binding domain-containing protein 2 isoform X3 codes for MSTKNFRVSDGDWICPDKKCGNVNFARRTSCNRCGREKTTEAKMMKAGGTEIGKTLAEKSRGLFSANDWQCKTCSNVNWARRSECNMCNTPKYAKLEERTGYGGGFNERENVEYIEREESDGEYDEFGRKKKKYRGKAVGPASILKEVEDKESEGEEEDEDEDLSKYKLDEDEDEDDADLSKYNLDASEEEDSNKKKSNRRSRSKSRSSHSRSSSRSSSPSSSRSRSRSRSRSSSSSQSRSRSSSRERSRSRGSKSRSSSRSHRGSSSPRKRSYSSSSSSPERNRKRSRSRSSSSGDRKKRRTRSRSPER; via the exons ATGTCGACCAAGAATTTCAGAGTCAGTGACGGTGACTGGATTTGCCCGGACAAAAA atGTGGAAATGTAAACTTTGCTAGAAGAACTAGCTGTAATAGATGTGGTCGAG agaAAACAACTGAGGCTAAGATGATGAAAGCAGGGGGCACTGAAATAGGAAAGACACTCGCAGAAAAGAGCCGAGGCTTATTTAGTGCTAATGACTGGCAGTGTAAAAC ttGCAGTAACGTGAATTGGGCCAGAAGATCAGAGTGTAATATGTGTAATACTCCAAAGTATGCTAAACTGGAAGAAAGAACAG GATATGGTGGTGgttttaatgaaagagaaaatgttgagtACATAGAAAGAGAAGAATCTGATGGTGAATATGATGAG TTTGGACgtaagaagaaaaaatacagaggGAAGGCAGTTGGCCCTGCATCTATTTTAAAGGAAGTTGAAGATAAAGAGTCagagggagaagaagaggatgaggaTGAAGATCTTTCTAAATATAAATTAGATGAG GATGAGGATGAAGATGATGCTGATCTCTCAAAATATAATCTTGATGCCAGTGAAGAAGAAgatagtaataaaaagaaatctaacaGACGAAGTCGCTCAAAGTCTCGGTCTTCACACTCACGATCTTCATCACGCTCATCCTCCCCCTCCAGTTCAAGGTCTAGGTCCAG GTCGCGTTCAAGAAGTTCTTCCAGTTCGCAGTCAAGATCTCGTTCCAGTTCCAGAGAACGTTCGAGATCTCGTGGGTCGAAATCAAG ATCCAGCTCCAGGTCCCACAGGGGTTCTTCTTCCCCACGAAAAAGATCTTACTCAAGTTCATCATCATCTCCTGAGAGGAACAGAAAGAGAAGTCGTTCTAGATCTTCTTCATCTGGTGATCGAAAAAAAAGACGAACAAGATCACGGTCACCTGAAAG GTGA